CATTCCTGTAAGCGTTAAAGACAAGGTAATTATCCCACATATAAGATTTTCACTAGAATATCTTATTTCTGATGATTCCATTGAAAGAGTATGACAAAATATATAGGTAAGTGCAAATACAACTACTCCTTCAAATAAAATGGTAAATATATCATAAATAAACATGGGCTTAAATACTATTACAAATGCAAACTTCACCATTGTAAATAATATACTAGATACTATTGAAGAACCTATGATGGATAAATTTTTTAATCGATTAGAATTGTTAAATAAGAGAGAAATTACAATAATAACTATAAAATAATCCATGCCCTTTAATCCATGAAAAGTAAATATTCCCAATATTGTAGATATAAGCACAAATATATTTAATTTCCCAATGATTATATAAGCTGATATGAAAGATATTCCGAAAGGCGTTAGCTTATCTAATATATTAGCTCTTCCTATAAAAAATGCTAAAATCATACACAATACTTGTTGACTGTCAAAATCAAATAAATTGTTAATTTTCTTTTGTTTAGATAGAACAAATTCCGTTTTTAACATTTCCATTCCCCCTATTCCCTTTTATAAATATATTAACAAATTGAATGAAAATATTTTGTCAATACTTCTTGTAGGAAATGGAAAAGTTTTTGACATAAATCTTTTATTTATGTGCTAATTTGTTAATCTAAAGTAATTTTTCAATAACCTTACTCCATTGATAATATGCATACTATAAGGTTATAAAAATATATATGTATATGATGTATTATTTTGTTTCAAGTCTTCTAAGTGGGCAATATGTTATTAAATAAGTTTAATATTAGGTATAAATTAAGTTAAAGTAAAGGCAAAATTAAAAACCGGATTTCTCCGGTTTTATGAGTCCATTTAAAATTAAATTATTATTAAGATCTCCTAAGTAGGCATAAAAAGTTTCTTAAAAACCACCTGTCCTTCTAGCTCCTTGTCCTCGTCTGCCTTCTCGTATCTTTAATTGATCTTGTTTTTCATTGCTATCCTTTAAAAATTGAGAAAGCTTATCTTCAAAGGACATATGCTTTTGTTTTTCATCTACTTTATCCCAATCAATTTCAATAGGATTTGAAGTTTTAGGTTTAGCTTGTCTAATGGAAAGGCTGATTTTGCCATCCTTAGATACTGATAAAATTTTCACTTTAACTTTTTGATCTTTTTTCAAGTAGTCGGTTACTTTTTCTACATAGTCATCAGATATTTCTGAGATATGGACTAATCCGCTATCTCCATTTGGCAATTGAACAAATGCACCAAAGTTTGTAATACCTGTGACAGTGCCCTCAACTACTTTTCCAACAGTTACGGGCATAAATAAACAATTCCTCCTTATAAATATATTCTTTATATAGTATATATGAGAATTCACATATTGTCAATAAATTCTACTCCACCTTTGTTCTAAAGTTAACAAAATGATTTTTATTTTTATTTTTATCTATGTACATTATCTCTCTAGGTCTTAACATATTCAAATCTTCTCTAGCTATTTTTTCTATAAATTCTAAACTATCCCTATCTTGAATTTCTTCATTTAGCTCTTTAATCTCTTTTTCTAGTTTAGCTATTTCCATCTCTTCTTTTTCTTTTCTCTCTATTAAATTCTTCATCATTATTCTTTGAGTTATGAAGGTTTTTCCTATAATAAATATTAAGAATAATATTATTACATGCTTTAACTTAAAACCTCTTTTTTTCTTTTTGTTTTTTTTATATTTCATAAAACCACCACCTACTATTTCTATTCTACATCAAATTTAAAATTCCTTCATTTTTTATTTGAAATAATATTTTTTTGTTTTTTTATTTGATTCAAAGTTTCCTTTGGAATATTCTTTAATTTTTTCAATCTATTTAATTTTAGAGATAATTTCTTACTAACATGTTTAAAAGGGAATAATATCCATTGAGTAGTTTTTTTAAAAAATTGCCTTATCCCGTTAAACAATCCTTTTAGCAAAGGATAAAATACATTACTTAATAATTTTGAATACAAAGTTCCCCCTAAGAAAAATCCTAAAAACACATAGCCCCTTATTTCTCCCCAATTGCTTCTATTTAAAATATAAAAAAACAACAAAGAAATACCTATCCAAAACAGCAGATCCTCTATTTGAGTAATTAAATGTTTAGGTTTAAAATAGTATCTACTTATTCTGTATAAATCATAAAAAAATCCAGCAACAAGCCCTCCATATATGGAAGTTAAAAAAATATATAATTGCATTTTTATAGTAATATCCATGCTAAACTCTCCAAATTATTTAAATATTTTACCGATTAAATTGCCCTTTTGAGATGAATCCTTGCTATTATAAAATATACCATTTATTATCCCATCTATTTTTATGTTTCCATCCTCTAAATTTAACTTTCCCACATTAAGACCTTCTCCTTTAATTGTCATTCCTCCCTTTACAGTCATGAGTATAATTGTACTTTCGTTGAAACTTTCAACCTGTTCTACCCCTGTAATGGTTACTTTATTTCTATTCTCTACTAATATATTTTGAGTTTTAAAATCCACTCTATTTTCTGCCAATTTAAATCCCTCCTCCCTATTTATTAATATTTATGAATAAAAAAAGGCTTTTATTACAAAAGCCCCTTCATTCTATAATTTTATATAATTCTAAAGCTTCATCTTTTTTTACATTATCCTTAATCTCTAGTATTTCTACTTTCATAGTCTTAGTCCCAAAATCAACTTCTACAATATCGCCAACTTCAACTTCATCCCCAGGTTTTGCTTGTTTACCATTGATAAACACTCTACCTTGTTCACAAGCTTCCTTAGCTATTGGTCTCCTTTTTATAATTCTGGAATTTTTTAAAAATTTATCTATTCTCAAACCATTCCCTCCAAAATAATATTTAAAAAATCAGGTCAATGACCTGATTTTTTATTTGTTTACAGCTTCTTTCAATGATTTACCTGCTCTAAATACAGGTGCTTTTGATGCTGGTATTTGTATAACTTCTTCTGGATTTCTTGGATTTCTTCCTTCTCTAGCTTTTCTATGCCTTACTTCAAATGTTCCAAATCCTACTAATTGTACTTTTTCTTCCTTAGACAATGCTTCCTGTACAGCCTCCATAAATGCATTTAACGCACTTTCTGCATCTTTCTTTGTCAAACCACTTTTTTCTGCTATATTAGTAACTAATTCAGCTTTATTCATTATAAATTCCTCCTCTTTTCATAATATAGTAATTTCTCATTTTACCTAATTTCATATTTATCTATAAAATTCTTCTTATCCTATTTCAAATCCTGCTTTTTATAAGTTTTATGTAGCTTTGCTTCATTCCATAATTTATCCATTTCTTCTAAAGTCATGTCTTTCAGGTTTTTACCAATTTGTTTACTTTTAGTTTCCATTATCGAGAATCTGTCAATAAATTTGTTTATGCACTTATTTAGTGCCACTTCAGGATTAACCTCTAAAAATCTACATACATTAACTACTGCAAACAATAAATCTCCCAATTCCTCTTCTACTTTATCCACATCACCACCTTTAATATTTGTATTTTTGATGGATTCAATAACTTCATAGTATTCTTCCTTAACTTTGTCTAAAGCACCCTCCACATCTTCCCAATCAAAACCAATATCTCTAGCCCTTTTTTGTACTTTATAACTTCTCATTAAGGAAGGAATCTTTGGAACATCCATTAGAGTGTCAGTATAAGTTTTAATATTTCTATCTTTAAACTTCAATTTATTCCAATTATATACTACTTCATCAAATTTTTCTACTGTTTTTTCCCCAAAAACATGAGGATGTCGATAAATTAATTTCTTATTCAACTCTGTAGTTACATCAAATAAGTTAAATTCCCCTTCCTCCATAGCTATTTGGCAATGAAATACTACTTGAAGAAGTAAATCTCCTAATTCCTCTATTAAACCATCTATATCTTCTCTATCAATTGCATCTACCACTTCATATGCTTCTTCAATAACACATTCTCTAATGGATTTATGAGTTTGTTCCCTGTCCCAAGGGCAACCCTTATCGCTTCTTAATAATTCCATCGTATCTACAATATCGGCTATGTCATATATTTTTTTAGTTATTTTATCCACTTTGGGGATATATATACTTGTTAAAGGTCCAATATTGTTCATTCTATCTAGTTCATATATATATATATTATAAATTTCCTCCTCATCCTCTACTCCTGCACTATTTATTAGATATATCCTATACTCATCTCCATAAACTTGAGATAATACTAATTTAATATTAGAAGCAACTCTAGTATTATACACTTGAATTACTATACAATCAACATTAATATCAATATCTTTAAATTTAAAATCTGTTCCATCTATGATTTTAAGACCTTCTATAGGATCTCGCTCTACAAGTTTTAAAATAGGTTCTATAAAACTCACACCAGTTATAATCTCTATTTCTAAGTTTTCATCTTCTCTTCTTAACAATAATTCAACTGTCTTTTCTGCTACCATAGGATTACCAGGAACTAAATAGTTTATAGTTTTGTACTTGTTTGCCTTTTTAATCAAATCCTCCACAATATATTCATATACCTTTGAAAAATCCTCTTCCTGTGCATATACATAGTCATAGGACTCATAAGGTATATTGTTTTCCTTTAAAAAATTAACTGTAGGATGTTCTTCTGTTCTTAAATAATTTCTATCTCCACTTTTAATCCTTTTTATTGCTCCAATAGTTAAATCTTCTATGCTCCCAGGTCCTAAACCTAGTATATATATTTTTCCCATATTCATTACTCCTTTGTATCTTTTCTATTTTTTTAATAATTTAAATTTAACCAATTTACTAGCTATTTTTTCTCCACTAGGAAGCAATTTAAAATCTTCGTAGGTTAAAGAACCTATTACTATTAGCAATATAAAATAGATTCCAGCAGCAAGCACTATAGCAATTATAGTAGATAAACTATTGCCTATTATACTTCTAAAACTTGCATAAATTAACTTTGCTGATAAAGCCATTAAAGATGATGCAAAAAGTGGCTTTATAAATATATCCATTATATCTAATTTTAATCTAGTATACTTGTAAACAGCTATTAAGTCAAGTAATGACGCTATAAAATATGCTGTTACAGTAGATATAGCCGCTCCTTTTACGTTAATATTGGGAATCCCTGTCAATATATAGGTTAAAACAACCTTGAAAGCTGCACCTATACCTAAATTTACTACAGGAACTATTGGTCTTCCCAATCCTTGTAAAATAGCCGTTAAAGATTGAACAAATGTTAAAAATACAACTCCAAAAGACAATATAGAAAGTATCTTTCCAGTACTTATTATTTCCTCTGGACTAAGTTTAAAATATAACAGCCCTATAATTGGTTCTGCTAATACAAATAAGCCAAAAGCCGCAGGTAATCCAATGAGAAGAGTAATCCTCATACCTGAAGAAGTAATATTTCTTATCTCTTTATAATCTTTTTTTGTATTAGCCATAGAAATAGCAGGTACTAATGATATAGATAAAGCTGTAGAAAATATCAAAGGTAAATTTATCAATGTCTGTGCATGTCCTGTAAGTTGTCCGTACAGAGAATTAGCAGTTTCCTTTGTAAATCCAATGGCTTTTAACCGTTTAAATACCAATAGAGTATCTATAGAATTCATAATAGGTACAATAGCTGCTCCAATAGTTATAGGGATTGCTATAGTAAGTAGCTCTCTTATTATCTTACTTACCCTTTCTTCATTTTCAGGACTACTTCTTAATTCTTCTCCTATTTCTCCTCGTTTAGAAAAATATATAATTATCATGGTAATAGCTCCAGCAATAGCCCCTATTGAACCACCAAAAGATGCACCTCCTGCTGCTATAGGCAAACCCATGCCCAATAAATAGTAAGTTAATATTAGACCTCCTATAACTCTAAAAAGCTGTTCCATTATTTGAGATAGTGCTGTAGGAGTCATAGTCTGCCTCCCTTGAAAATAACCTCTAAAAGCAGACATTATAGGTACAAAAAACAACGCAGGGACTAAGGCTACTAAAGCATAGTATGCATCTTCATTTCCCCAACTTTTAACTATTAATTTTGCATTTATAAATACAAATAAAGATGTAAGTAGTCCTGCCATCAACATTCCTAAAAAAGCTATTTTGAATACTTTATGTGCTCCTTTGTGATCTCCCAAAGCACGTTTTTCTGAAACCAATTTAGCTATAGCTACTGGAAAACCTGCTGTTGAAATTGTTAACAACAATACATACAATGGATATGCTGTTTGATAATATCCTATTCCTTCACTTCCTAATATATTGTTAAGGGGTATTCTATAAAAAGCCCCAAGTACTTTCACAATAGCACCGGCTATGCTTAAAATAGCTGCTCCCTTTAAAAAGTTATCTTTGCTCATGATATATTCCTCCTACCTGTAGATTGAAAACTAAACCTATTATATCAAAAATATATAGTTTACAACACTATATTATACCAATAAAAATTAATATAGCCTACCAAATTTGGTAGGCTTAATTTAACTTTCCATTTGTTTTGCTAAAAAAGCTGCACCTGTTTCCGCTAACTTTATTTCAACATCTCCTATAGTTGCACCTTCTTCTTTGGTTACCAATATTACAGTGCCTATAGGATCCCCTTGCATTACTATTGGTGCTATAACTTGTGCTGTATATTCATATTCATTTGTATCCTCATAAAATATCTT
This portion of the Keratinibaculum paraultunense genome encodes:
- a CDS encoding RNA-binding S4 domain-containing protein produces the protein MRIDKFLKNSRIIKRRPIAKEACEQGRVFINGKQAKPGDEVEVGDIVEVDFGTKTMKVEILEIKDNVKKDEALELYKIIE
- a CDS encoding HU family DNA-binding protein, with translation MNKAELVTNIAEKSGLTKKDAESALNAFMEAVQEALSKEEKVQLVGFGTFEVRHRKAREGRNPRNPEEVIQIPASKAPVFRAGKSLKEAVNK
- the mazG gene encoding nucleoside triphosphate pyrophosphohydrolase, producing the protein MGKIYILGLGPGSIEDLTIGAIKRIKSGDRNYLRTEEHPTVNFLKENNIPYESYDYVYAQEEDFSKVYEYIVEDLIKKANKYKTINYLVPGNPMVAEKTVELLLRREDENLEIEIITGVSFIEPILKLVERDPIEGLKIIDGTDFKFKDIDINVDCIVIQVYNTRVASNIKLVLSQVYGDEYRIYLINSAGVEDEEEIYNIYIYELDRMNNIGPLTSIYIPKVDKITKKIYDIADIVDTMELLRSDKGCPWDREQTHKSIRECVIEEAYEVVDAIDREDIDGLIEELGDLLLQVVFHCQIAMEEGEFNLFDVTTELNKKLIYRHPHVFGEKTVEKFDEVVYNWNKLKFKDRNIKTYTDTLMDVPKIPSLMRSYKVQKRARDIGFDWEDVEGALDKVKEEYYEVIESIKNTNIKGGDVDKVEEELGDLLFAVVNVCRFLEVNPEVALNKCINKFIDRFSIMETKSKQIGKNLKDMTLEEMDKLWNEAKLHKTYKKQDLK
- a CDS encoding putative polysaccharide biosynthesis protein, with amino-acid sequence MSKDNFLKGAAILSIAGAIVKVLGAFYRIPLNNILGSEGIGYYQTAYPLYVLLLTISTAGFPVAIAKLVSEKRALGDHKGAHKVFKIAFLGMLMAGLLTSLFVFINAKLIVKSWGNEDAYYALVALVPALFFVPIMSAFRGYFQGRQTMTPTALSQIMEQLFRVIGGLILTYYLLGMGLPIAAGGASFGGSIGAIAGAITMIIIYFSKRGEIGEELRSSPENEERVSKIIRELLTIAIPITIGAAIVPIMNSIDTLLVFKRLKAIGFTKETANSLYGQLTGHAQTLINLPLIFSTALSISLVPAISMANTKKDYKEIRNITSSGMRITLLIGLPAAFGLFVLAEPIIGLLYFKLSPEEIISTGKILSILSFGVVFLTFVQSLTAILQGLGRPIVPVVNLGIGAAFKVVLTYILTGIPNINVKGAAISTVTAYFIASLLDLIAVYKYTRLKLDIMDIFIKPLFASSLMALSAKLIYASFRSIIGNSLSTIIAIVLAAGIYFILLIVIGSLTYEDFKLLPSGEKIASKLVKFKLLKK
- a CDS encoding S1 RNA-binding domain-containing protein: MPVTVGKVVEGTVTGITNFGAFVQLPNGDSGLVHISEISDDYVEKVTDYLKKDQKVKVKILSVSKDGKISLSIRQAKPKTSNPIEIDWDKVDEKQKHMSFEDKLSQFLKDSNEKQDQLKIREGRRGQGARRTGGF
- the yabP gene encoding sporulation protein YabP; the encoded protein is MAENRVDFKTQNILVENRNKVTITGVEQVESFNESTIILMTVKGGMTIKGEGLNVGKLNLEDGNIKIDGIINGIFYNSKDSSQKGNLIGKIFK
- a CDS encoding FtsB family cell division protein; the encoded protein is MKYKKNKKKKRGFKLKHVIILFLIFIIGKTFITQRIMMKNLIERKEKEEMEIAKLEKEIKELNEEIQDRDSLEFIEKIAREDLNMLRPREIMYIDKNKNKNHFVNFRTKVE
- the yabQ gene encoding spore cortex biosynthesis protein YabQ produces the protein MDITIKMQLYIFLTSIYGGLVAGFFYDLYRISRYYFKPKHLITQIEDLLFWIGISLLFFYILNRSNWGEIRGYVFLGFFLGGTLYSKLLSNVFYPLLKGLFNGIRQFFKKTTQWILFPFKHVSKKLSLKLNRLKKLKNIPKETLNQIKKQKNIISNKK